In Arachis hypogaea cultivar Tifrunner chromosome 17, arahy.Tifrunner.gnm2.J5K5, whole genome shotgun sequence, a single window of DNA contains:
- the LOC112767307 gene encoding uncharacterized protein — translation MTSSSSSSSSSSSSEEEETSPTTAPATAPTTAPANTAATNPAHQDKIKSAMQSLSSILSSPLSSHDPSALYPPISALLRRPNSGIGDNNLCRWLYDTFQSSVPDLQLLVLRFLPLITGLYLSRIHNRKPQAGFEAVLLAFYAHETTSRAGQPVTATLPDLSHPSLYHESKTPPPSKNSATDLNIAVVSPTLEPHGTVRSTRRARIVGVALELFYSKISSMPTESKVDFCEFCKIWAGQDGSMYKHFEEERITEIKIDVKKKEKEKEKEKEKEKEKGKGKGKGGGKAVEEAAAEGRIPMPWELMQPVVRILAHCLMGPGSNKNEAVFAAANEACRCLFARSMHDVNPMAILAMRSLLRLSKTLDDDFDPTELPVTDIITL, via the coding sequence ATGACGTCGTCTTCGTCCTCTtcgtcgtcctcctcctcctcggaagaAGAGGAAACCTCCCCCACCACCGCACCCGCCACCGCCCCCACCACCGCACCAGCCAACACCGCTGCCACCAACCCCGCCCACCAAGACAAGATCAAATCCGCAATGCAATCCCTCTCTTCAATCCTCTCATCCCCGCTCTCCTCACACGATCCCTCCGCCCTCTACCCTCCCATCTCCGCCCTCCTCCGCCGCCCAAACTCAGGCATCGGCGACAACAACCTCTGCCGCTGGCTATACGACACCTTCCAATCCTCCGTCCCCGACCTCCAACTCCTCGTCCTCCGCTTCCTCCCTCTCATCACCGGTCTCTACCTCTCTCGAATCCATAACCGAAAGCCTCAAGCCGGTTTTGAAGCCGTTCTGTTAGCATTCTACGCGCATGAAACAACCTCACGCGCCGGACAGCCCGTAACCGCCACGCTCCCTGATCTCTCCCACCCTAGCCTCTACCACGAGTCAAAAACTCCACCGCCTTCGAAAAACTCCGCCACGGATCTCAACATCGCCGTTGTTTCCCCAACGCTCGAGCCTCACGGAACCGTTAGGTCAACGAGAAGAGCAAGAATCGTCGGCGTAGCGTTAGAACTCTTCTACAGCAAGATATCTTCAATGCCGACAGAGTCGAAGGTGGATTTCTGCGAGTTTTGTAAGATTTGGGCGGGACAAGACGGTAGCATGTATAAACATTTCGAGGAAGAAAGAATAACAGAAATCAAAATCGAcgtgaaaaagaaagagaaagagaaagagaaagagaaagagaaagagaaagagaaaggtaagggtaaaggtaaAGGTGGTGGAAAGGCGGTGGAGGAGGCGGCGGCGGAAGGGAGGATACCGATGCCGTGGGAGCTGATGCAGCCTGTGGTGAGGATTCTGGCGCATTGTTTGATGGGACCGGGGAGTAATAAAAATGAGGCGGTGTTTGCGGCGGCGAATGAGGCTTGCCGGTGCTTGTTTGCACGGTCCATGCATGATGTGAACCCCATGGCTATATTGGCCATGAGGAGCTTGTTGAGGCTTTCTAAGACTCTTGATGATGACTTTGATCCAACTGAGTTACCTGTAACTGATATTATTACCCTTTAG